One genomic window of Ruminococcus gauvreauii includes the following:
- a CDS encoding peptidoglycan D,D-transpeptidase FtsI family protein: MVVRSDYYARKADELHERERDIKAARGKIIDCKGVVLADNRAVCTISVIHSQIKEKDKVISMLVTELGLTQEEATKRVEKVSSIERIKTNVPKETGDKIREYNLAGVKVDEDFKRFYPYDEVASRVLGFTGGDNQGIIGLEVAYDSVLEGINGKILTTTDARGVEVDEIGESRVEAVAGYNLHISMDYNIQKYVQQAALKVMEEKEADRVSILLMNPQNGEIYAMVNVPEFDLNDPFTLPEGTDTSGKSEEQIQDLRNQMWRNVCINDTYEPGSTFKIITASAGLEEGVVTLDDTFSCPGFRVVEDRRIHCHKRTGHGAETFLQAAENSCNPVFIDVGLRLGVDNFYKYFKQFGLLEKTGIDLPGEAATIMHKKENVGLVELATISFGQSFQITPIQLATTASSLVNGGTRVTPHFGVEVRDDDGVLIEKLEYKTKEHIVSAETSETMRYILEKVVSEGSGKNAYIEGYTIGGKTATSQTLPRSANIYISSFLGFAPAENPRVLGICIIHNPQGVYYGGTIAAPVMRDIFENVLPYLKIEKQSATKETGDSQNS, encoded by the coding sequence ATGGTCGTGCGTTCCGATTACTATGCCCGCAAAGCGGATGAGCTGCATGAGCGCGAACGTGATATTAAAGCGGCGAGGGGCAAAATCATTGATTGCAAGGGGGTGGTACTCGCCGATAATCGCGCGGTGTGTACGATATCCGTGATTCACAGCCAGATCAAGGAAAAAGACAAAGTGATCAGCATGCTGGTGACGGAACTCGGATTAACGCAGGAAGAGGCCACAAAGCGCGTGGAGAAGGTAAGTTCCATTGAACGGATCAAGACGAATGTGCCGAAGGAAACCGGAGACAAGATCCGTGAATATAACCTGGCAGGGGTAAAAGTGGATGAAGATTTTAAACGGTTTTATCCGTATGACGAAGTCGCATCGCGCGTGCTCGGCTTTACGGGAGGTGACAACCAGGGAATCATCGGGCTGGAGGTGGCATATGATTCTGTTCTGGAAGGGATCAACGGCAAGATCCTGACGACCACGGATGCCAGAGGCGTGGAGGTGGATGAGATCGGTGAGAGCAGGGTGGAGGCTGTTGCCGGATACAATCTGCATATCAGCATGGACTATAATATTCAAAAGTACGTCCAGCAGGCGGCGCTTAAAGTCATGGAGGAAAAGGAGGCTGACCGTGTCTCGATCCTGCTGATGAATCCTCAGAACGGGGAGATCTATGCGATGGTAAATGTGCCTGAGTTTGATCTGAATGACCCGTTCACACTGCCTGAGGGCACCGATACGTCCGGAAAGAGTGAAGAACAGATACAGGACCTGCGCAATCAGATGTGGCGGAATGTATGCATCAACGATACGTATGAGCCGGGGTCCACGTTTAAGATCATCACGGCTTCGGCGGGACTGGAAGAGGGGGTCGTGACACTTGACGATACGTTCAGCTGCCCTGGGTTCAGAGTTGTGGAAGACAGGAGAATCCACTGTCACAAGCGTACGGGGCACGGGGCTGAGACATTTCTGCAGGCAGCTGAGAACTCCTGCAATCCCGTGTTTATCGATGTTGGGCTGCGTCTCGGTGTAGACAATTTCTATAAATACTTCAAACAGTTTGGACTTCTTGAAAAAACCGGAATTGACCTGCCGGGTGAGGCGGCGACAATCATGCATAAAAAAGAAAATGTAGGCTTGGTGGAGCTTGCGACGATCTCCTTCGGCCAGTCCTTCCAGATTACACCGATCCAGCTGGCGACGACGGCAAGTTCGCTTGTCAACGGAGGAACGCGGGTGACCCCGCATTTTGGCGTCGAGGTGCGGGATGACGACGGGGTACTGATCGAGAAACTGGAGTATAAGACGAAGGAACACATCGTGTCTGCTGAGACATCGGAGACAATGCGGTATATTCTTGAAAAAGTAGTATCGGAAGGATCGGGGAAAAATGCCTATATTGAAGGGTATACGATCGGCGGAAAGACGGCGACTTCCCAGACACTGCCCAGAAGTGCCAATATCTATATCTCCTCGTTTCTCGGGTTTGCGCCTGCAGAGAATCCCAGGGTTCTTGGGATCTGTATCATTCACAATCCGCAGGGCGTCTATTACGGCGGTACAATCGCGGCACCGGTTATGCGGGATATTTTTGAGAATGTGCTGCCTTACCTGAAAATAGAAAAACAAAGCGCCACAAAGGAGACCGGAGACAGCCAAAACAGTTGA
- the mraY gene encoding phospho-N-acetylmuramoyl-pentapeptide-transferase — MDFKAVIPVIIAFVVSVVLAPVIIPFLRKLKVGQTEREDGVKSHLKKAGTPTMGGLIFLIATTVTSLFYVRDYPNIIPILFLTLGFGLIGFLDDYLKVVLRRSDGLLPMQKMFLQIIVTAVFAVYMILFTDVKLTLLVPFSGGSYLDIGWLAIPLMFLAVIGTVNGVNFTDGLDGLASSVTVMVATFFTVVAIGNHSGIEPITCAVVGGLLGFLLFNVFPARVFMGDTGSLALGGFVAGTAYMLQMPLFILIVGLIYLVEVASVMIQVTYFKKTGGKRIFKMAPIHHHFELCGWSETRVVAVFSIITAILCLIALLAI; from the coding sequence ATGGATTTTAAAGCAGTCATTCCGGTAATAATTGCGTTTGTTGTCAGCGTGGTGCTGGCACCCGTCATCATTCCGTTTCTGAGAAAATTGAAAGTTGGACAGACGGAGCGGGAGGATGGCGTGAAGTCTCATTTAAAGAAGGCGGGTACTCCGACGATGGGGGGACTCATCTTTCTGATCGCGACAACAGTGACCTCACTGTTTTATGTCAGAGACTACCCCAATATTATTCCGATCCTATTTTTGACCCTGGGATTCGGGCTGATCGGGTTTCTGGATGATTATCTGAAAGTTGTTCTGCGGCGTTCTGACGGGCTTCTGCCGATGCAGAAGATGTTTTTACAGATTATCGTGACGGCTGTCTTTGCAGTATATATGATACTGTTTACGGATGTGAAACTGACGCTTCTCGTACCGTTTTCGGGCGGCAGCTACCTGGATATCGGATGGCTGGCCATTCCGCTGATGTTCCTTGCGGTGATCGGGACGGTGAACGGCGTCAATTTCACGGATGGACTGGACGGGCTGGCATCCAGCGTGACTGTAATGGTCGCAACATTCTTTACCGTCGTTGCGATCGGTAATCACAGCGGTATCGAACCGATCACCTGTGCCGTAGTGGGAGGCCTGCTCGGGTTTCTGCTCTTCAATGTATTTCCGGCGCGTGTTTTTATGGGGGATACGGGTTCACTTGCCCTGGGCGGGTTCGTGGCGGGGACGGCGTATATGCTTCAGATGCCGCTGTTTATTCTCATTGTAGGGCTGATCTATCTGGTGGAGGTGGCTTCTGTGATGATACAGGTTACCTATTTTAAAAAGACAGGCGGTAAGAGGATCTTCAAAATGGCGCCGATTCACCATCACTTTGAGCTCTGCGGATGGTCGGAAACCAGAGTGGTAGCAGTGTTCTCTATCATCACAGCGATTCTGTGTCTGATAGCGCTGCTTGCGATATAA
- the murD gene encoding UDP-N-acetylmuramoyl-L-alanine--D-glutamate ligase, with protein MKLTGKRVLVFGSGISGIGAADLLHRVQAVPVIYDGNENASREDILDRLEQTEQTEIVLGQLPDEVLASVELAVLSPGVPTDIPEVIRIRENKIPVWGEVELAYQMSRGRVLAITGTNGKTTTTALTGKIMEDYFPEVYVVGNIGTPYTSAALKMTEDAVTVAEISSFQLETIQDFAPQVSAVLNITEDHLNRHHTMEEYIRVKELITANQGKNDVCVLNYEDEILRPFGEELKERMQVVFFSSLRELEQGIFLKDGGIVFRRGNDEVMVTKVRDLKLPGRHNHENVMAAAAIALYAGVPIESIRNTIQNFKAVEHRIEYVTEKNGVVYYNDSKGTNPDAAIKGIQAMERPTLLIGGGYDKQSEYTEWIQSFDGKVRYLVLIGQTREKIEREAHACGFTSTILADSLEEAVKICAEKANPGDAVLLSPACASWGQFDNYEQRGDMFKKYVYEL; from the coding sequence ATGAAGTTAACAGGAAAAAGAGTGCTGGTATTTGGCTCCGGCATCAGTGGAATCGGAGCGGCTGATCTTCTGCACAGGGTACAGGCAGTGCCGGTGATCTATGATGGAAATGAAAATGCGTCCAGGGAGGATATTCTGGACAGGCTGGAACAGACGGAACAAACAGAGATCGTACTCGGTCAGCTGCCGGATGAAGTACTTGCCTCCGTTGAACTGGCTGTTCTGAGTCCGGGTGTTCCGACAGATATACCGGAAGTGATCCGGATCAGAGAAAACAAGATTCCGGTCTGGGGCGAAGTGGAACTGGCTTACCAGATGAGCAGAGGACGGGTACTTGCGATCACCGGTACGAACGGGAAGACGACGACAACAGCATTGACAGGAAAGATCATGGAGGATTATTTCCCGGAAGTCTATGTCGTGGGGAATATCGGGACACCATACACATCGGCGGCGCTTAAGATGACGGAAGATGCGGTGACGGTGGCTGAGATCAGCAGTTTTCAGCTGGAGACGATACAGGATTTTGCACCTCAGGTGAGCGCTGTCCTGAATATTACGGAAGATCATCTGAACCGCCATCATACGATGGAAGAGTACATAAGGGTCAAAGAACTGATTACGGCGAACCAGGGGAAAAATGATGTCTGTGTCCTCAACTATGAAGATGAAATTCTCCGGCCGTTCGGAGAGGAACTGAAGGAACGGATGCAGGTGGTATTCTTTTCGAGTCTCAGGGAACTGGAGCAGGGGATTTTCCTGAAGGACGGAGGGATCGTGTTCCGCAGGGGGAATGATGAGGTCATGGTCACGAAGGTCAGAGACCTGAAACTACCGGGGCGTCACAACCATGAGAATGTGATGGCTGCGGCTGCGATCGCATTATACGCCGGGGTTCCAATCGAGAGTATACGAAATACGATTCAAAATTTTAAAGCGGTGGAACACAGGATCGAGTACGTGACCGAAAAAAACGGTGTCGTCTACTACAATGACTCCAAGGGTACGAATCCGGATGCAGCCATAAAAGGGATACAGGCGATGGAACGTCCGACTCTGCTGATCGGCGGCGGGTATGACAAACAGTCGGAATACACGGAATGGATTCAATCCTTTGATGGGAAAGTGCGGTATCTGGTCCTGATCGGACAGACGCGGGAAAAGATAGAGCGGGAAGCGCATGCGTGCGGTTTTACCAGTACCATTCTGGCGGACTCACTGGAAGAAGCGGTGAAAATCTGTGCGGAGAAGGCAAATCCGGGAGATGCAGTGCTGCTCTCGCCGGCATGTGCGAGCTGGGGACAGTTTGATAATTATGAGCAGCGCGGAGACATGTTCAAGAAATACGTATATGAGCTGTAG
- a CDS encoding FtsW/RodA/SpoVE family cell cycle protein produces the protein MEGNKKKKLDATLLVLVILLVLTGLVLLYSTSTYNGRVKFHDPAYYFKKQLFATALGFLVLYVVAGIDYHIVARFATPLYLISILLSLAVLLFGDEYNGSKRWLSLGPLSFQPSEFAKVAVILFLAYHISKYKGKMTSIWFMASVMLAVLPIVGLVGTNNLSTAIIILGIGVILIFVSNPKYMQFIGIGGAGIAFITVFLSLESYRLERLAVWRDPESYDKGFQTIQGLYAIGSGGIFGKGLGSSLQKLGFVPEAQNDMIFSIICEETGLIGAILLMLIFGFLIWRLMVIATHAPDLLGSLIASGIMGHMAIQVILNIAVVTNTIPNTGITLPFVSYGGTSVLFLLGEMGLALAVSRYEKQEFL, from the coding sequence ATGGAAGGTAATAAAAAGAAAAAGCTGGATGCTACGCTGCTGGTGCTTGTTATACTGCTCGTACTGACAGGCCTGGTGCTGCTCTACAGCACGAGCACGTACAACGGACGCGTCAAATTTCATGATCCCGCGTATTACTTTAAAAAGCAGTTGTTTGCGACGGCGCTCGGGTTTCTTGTACTTTATGTGGTGGCAGGAATTGACTATCATATCGTTGCACGGTTCGCAACACCGCTTTACCTGATCTCAATATTGCTGTCACTGGCAGTTCTGCTGTTCGGAGATGAATACAACGGTTCGAAACGGTGGCTGTCGCTGGGACCTCTTTCGTTTCAGCCGTCTGAGTTCGCGAAAGTAGCCGTGATTCTGTTTCTGGCGTACCACATCAGTAAATATAAAGGAAAGATGACCAGTATCTGGTTTATGGCGAGCGTCATGCTGGCTGTCCTTCCGATTGTGGGGCTGGTCGGGACCAATAACCTGAGTACCGCGATCATCATTCTGGGAATCGGGGTCATTCTCATCTTTGTATCAAATCCAAAATATATGCAGTTTATCGGCATCGGAGGGGCAGGAATCGCCTTTATCACTGTGTTTCTGAGTCTGGAGAGTTACCGTCTGGAACGTCTGGCCGTCTGGAGGGATCCGGAGAGCTATGATAAGGGGTTCCAGACAATCCAGGGTCTCTATGCGATCGGGAGCGGGGGAATCTTCGGAAAGGGACTGGGAAGCAGTCTGCAGAAGCTGGGTTTCGTGCCTGAGGCGCAGAATGATATGATATTTTCCATTATCTGTGAGGAGACCGGGCTGATCGGAGCAATACTTCTGATGCTGATCTTTGGTTTTCTGATCTGGCGGCTGATGGTGATCGCCACCCATGCGCCGGATCTGCTGGGATCACTGATAGCCTCCGGAATCATGGGGCATATGGCAATTCAGGTTATTTTAAATATCGCCGTGGTGACAAACACGATTCCCAATACTGGAATCACACTGCCTTTTGTCAGCTACGGGGGGACCTCGGTGTTGTTTCTGCTGGGGGAGATGGGGCTTGCGCTCGCCGTGAGCCGTTACGAAAAACAGGAATTTCTGTAA
- the murA gene encoding UDP-N-acetylglucosamine 1-carboxyvinyltransferase produces the protein MCRLQSIRIEGGSALSGFVYIQGSKNAALPVMAAALLHQGITTLYNCPKITDVLCMEAILKELGAVTAWDGNTLMLDCTNIDKTYVPSEYANRMRSSIVLMGSMLGRTGCIKISYPGGCTIGKRPIDLHLKLLQEMGARIEENEGILHAVCAKIHPVDMTFSKSSVGATENAILAAVLADGVSVFRNCAREPEILHLCNFLNAMGADIRGGGTDMLTVSGGKQLHDVKYRIPPDRIAAGTYLFAGAATRGEVTLENAPIRELTSILSVYEKMGGQYHLNSGKLVTDSRQIRFPVPFIETAGYPGFPTDMQSLLMSVLATIPGNSLIREQIFEERFKIVTLLNRMGAHILIDGRDALIFGGRKLYGQHVFAEELRGGAALVLAGLSASGVTVIENPHFIERGYENLCQNLAALGGKIELTGE, from the coding sequence GTGTGCCGATTGCAGAGTATTCGAATTGAAGGAGGAAGCGCTCTTTCCGGTTTTGTATACATACAGGGATCCAAAAACGCGGCACTGCCGGTCATGGCGGCCGCGCTTCTGCATCAGGGAATTACAACGCTTTATAATTGTCCAAAAATCACAGATGTACTGTGCATGGAAGCGATCTTAAAAGAACTCGGTGCCGTGACGGCCTGGGATGGAAATACACTGATGCTCGACTGTACAAACATTGATAAAACGTACGTGCCCTCAGAATATGCCAACCGAATGAGATCTTCCATTGTGCTGATGGGCAGTATGCTGGGGCGTACCGGATGCATCAAAATCTCATATCCGGGAGGGTGTACGATCGGGAAACGGCCGATTGACCTGCATCTGAAACTGCTGCAGGAGATGGGGGCCAGAATTGAGGAAAACGAAGGGATACTGCATGCAGTCTGTGCAAAGATCCATCCGGTTGATATGACTTTTTCCAAATCCAGCGTCGGGGCTACGGAAAATGCAATTCTGGCGGCAGTGCTGGCAGATGGTGTCAGCGTGTTCAGAAACTGTGCACGTGAGCCTGAGATCCTGCATCTCTGCAATTTTTTAAATGCCATGGGTGCGGACATTCGGGGCGGCGGGACAGATATGCTGACTGTGTCCGGAGGGAAACAGCTGCATGATGTAAAGTACCGGATCCCGCCTGACCGTATCGCCGCAGGCACGTACCTGTTTGCAGGCGCAGCCACACGCGGAGAGGTGACGCTTGAAAATGCACCGATCAGGGAACTTACCTCAATCCTGTCCGTCTATGAGAAAATGGGTGGACAATATCATCTGAACAGTGGTAAACTAGTAACGGACAGTCGGCAGATCCGTTTTCCGGTGCCGTTTATAGAGACCGCGGGCTATCCGGGATTTCCGACCGATATGCAGTCACTGCTGATGAGCGTGCTTGCAACGATACCGGGAAACAGCCTGATCAGGGAACAGATATTTGAAGAACGGTTTAAGATTGTAACACTCTTAAACCGAATGGGGGCGCATATACTGATAGACGGCAGGGATGCGCTGATTTTCGGGGGCAGAAAACTATATGGGCAGCACGTATTTGCTGAAGAACTGAGAGGCGGTGCCGCCCTCGTACTGGCGGGACTTTCGGCTTCAGGGGTGACGGTCATTGAGAATCCTCATTTTATAGAACGGGGATATGAAAATCTGTGCCAAAACCTGGCGGCGCTTGGGGGAAAGATTGAATTAACAGGGGAATAA
- a CDS encoding cell division protein FtsQ/DivIB, translated as MILGGILLVLLIGVIVFLAVFHVEEVEVVGNTRYTTEDVQAEVLKGPFAANSFLMSVFRKKTQTEKMPFVSSIEVEMVSSHKLRLHVNEKQVIGYVRYLDCNMYFDKDGIVVESEVAPEVSDVIQAEDTDADVVEPEEIRDENETTYHAAVTDIPFITGLKFGHVVMDEKLPVENESVFNTVLGIARIVDKYEIQPDRVEFDDVYNITLHYGDIRVTLGPDTLLEEKITRVAAILPKISGKSGVLHLEDYSKDTVNIIFTEDVPEEDTDVRDQEDSQGDASGDDSQSFGEDASGDGETDSGEDVSGDGETGPGEDASGDEKTNSGEDASGDEETDSETDRSDTGETDSRNMETDGDDKGSGY; from the coding sequence ATGATTTTGGGTGGGATATTACTGGTCCTGCTCATAGGCGTCATCGTCTTTCTCGCCGTATTTCATGTGGAAGAGGTTGAAGTGGTAGGAAATACCAGATATACGACTGAGGATGTTCAGGCAGAAGTATTAAAAGGACCATTTGCAGCAAATTCATTTTTGATGTCAGTATTCAGGAAAAAAACGCAGACGGAAAAAATGCCGTTTGTCAGTTCCATAGAGGTGGAGATGGTATCTTCTCATAAGCTCCGGCTGCATGTCAATGAAAAGCAGGTCATCGGCTACGTCAGATACCTCGACTGCAATATGTATTTTGACAAGGACGGCATTGTGGTTGAGAGTGAGGTGGCTCCAGAGGTAAGCGATGTCATTCAGGCGGAAGATACTGACGCTGATGTGGTAGAGCCGGAAGAGATCCGGGATGAGAATGAGACCACATATCATGCTGCAGTCACGGATATACCATTTATCACAGGCTTAAAATTCGGGCACGTGGTGATGGACGAGAAACTTCCGGTGGAAAATGAAAGCGTGTTCAACACGGTGCTTGGAATCGCGCGGATTGTGGATAAATACGAGATCCAGCCGGATCGTGTGGAGTTTGACGATGTTTATAATATCACACTGCATTATGGAGATATCCGGGTAACACTGGGGCCGGATACACTGCTGGAAGAAAAGATCACCAGGGTGGCTGCGATATTGCCAAAGATTTCAGGAAAATCCGGCGTGCTGCATCTGGAGGATTATTCAAAGGATACGGTAAACATCATCTTTACGGAGGATGTGCCGGAGGAGGATACAGACGTCCGGGATCAGGAGGATTCCCAAGGTGATGCATCCGGTGATGACAGTCAGAGTTTCGGAGAAGACGCGTCCGGTGACGGGGAAACGGACTCCGGAGAAGACGTGTCCGGTGACGGGGAAACGGGACCCGGGGAAGACGCATCCGGTGATGAGAAAACGAACTCCGGGGAAGATGCGTCCGGTGATGAGGAAACAGATTCAGAAACAGATCGATCAGATACGGGCGAAACCGATTCCCGGAATATGGAAACTGACGGTGATGACAAGGGCAGCGGATACTAA
- the ftsZ gene encoding cell division protein FtsZ: MLEIMSNEAESSAKIIVIGVGGAGNNAVNRMVDEAIGGVEFVGINTDKQALTLCKAPTVLQIGEKVTKGLGAGAQPEVGQKAAEESVDEVRRLIEGADMVFVTCGMGGGTGTGAAPIVAGLAKEMGILTVGVVTKPFRFEAKTRMSNALMGIDKLKENVDTLIVIPNDKLLEIVDRRTTMPEALKKADEVLQQAVQGITDLINLPALINLDFADVQTVMIDKGIAHIGIGEAKGDDKALEAVQQAVASPLLETTINGASHVIVNISGDISLMDANDAVSYVQDLAGEDTNIIFGAMYDDSDVDTARITVIATGLDDATSKQPSVGGKSMFSMPKAETKQEIPSFTQAQGFTMPKLQMPSQASAPTASNVPKKDIQIPDFLKNRK, translated from the coding sequence TTGTTAGAGATTATGTCAAATGAAGCGGAATCATCTGCAAAGATTATAGTGATCGGAGTGGGTGGGGCAGGAAATAATGCTGTAAACCGCATGGTGGATGAAGCGATCGGCGGCGTGGAATTCGTCGGAATTAATACAGATAAACAGGCATTGACGCTGTGTAAAGCACCTACTGTACTTCAGATCGGTGAAAAGGTCACCAAAGGACTCGGTGCCGGCGCACAGCCTGAGGTGGGACAGAAGGCGGCGGAAGAGAGCGTTGACGAGGTTCGCAGACTGATCGAAGGTGCTGATATGGTGTTTGTTACCTGCGGTATGGGCGGCGGTACCGGTACCGGGGCGGCTCCGATTGTGGCAGGTCTCGCGAAAGAGATGGGTATTCTGACTGTCGGTGTCGTGACGAAGCCGTTCCGTTTTGAAGCGAAAACACGTATGAGCAATGCGCTTATGGGAATCGATAAATTAAAAGAGAATGTTGACACACTGATCGTGATTCCGAACGACAAACTCCTTGAGATCGTAGACCGCCGGACAACGATGCCGGAGGCTCTGAAGAAGGCGGATGAGGTGCTGCAGCAGGCCGTGCAGGGCATTACAGACCTGATCAACCTGCCGGCTCTGATCAACCTTGACTTCGCAGATGTCCAGACCGTTATGATCGATAAAGGTATCGCACACATCGGTATCGGTGAGGCGAAAGGGGACGACAAGGCACTGGAGGCAGTACAGCAGGCTGTTGCCAGCCCGCTGCTTGAGACAACGATCAACGGCGCTTCTCATGTCATTGTCAATATTTCCGGTGATATCTCACTGATGGATGCGAACGATGCGGTCAGCTACGTGCAGGATCTGGCCGGTGAGGATACCAATATTATCTTCGGTGCCATGTATGATGATTCTGATGTGGATACGGCAAGAATCACCGTGATCGCAACGGGACTTGATGACGCCACATCCAAACAGCCGAGTGTCGGCGGAAAGAGTATGTTCAGTATGCCGAAGGCGGAAACGAAACAGGAGATTCCTTCTTTCACGCAGGCACAGGGATTCACAATGCCGAAACTGCAGATGCCTTCACAGGCTTCCGCACCGACAGCAAGCAATGTGCCGAAAAAAGATATTCAGATTCCGGATTTCCTGAAGAACCGGAAGTAG
- a CDS encoding glutamate synthase-related protein, whose amino-acid sequence MAKYKCSVCGYVYDEEKEKKPFAELTACPVCRQPADKFIRMEETKEPDRPADEKFPVETGMAPAYPPEYVREDPGCRFMKEIHEMAVTGKPIIEAMGTQMQMPGWDDILVLGAQLNPPPLDEHESVDTMTVIGKHAKKPMVLSGPVYISHMSFGALSKEVKVALAKGSAMAGTAMCSGEGGILPEEREAACKYIFEYVPNRYSATDENLRKADAIEIKIGQGTKPGMGGHLPGGKVTPEIAKIRNKPLGQDVISPSKFPELNTKEDLRKMVSGLRERSDGRPIGIKIAAGRIERDLEFCVFAEPDFITIDGRGGATGASPRLVRDATSVPTVYALHRARKYLDSVHSDISLVVTGGLRVSSDFAKAIAMGADAVAVASAALIAAACQQYRICGSGMCPVGVATQDPELRARLKVDAAAQRVANFLNCTREELKTFARITGHRNLHDLNLSDLVTINREISEFTDIPHA is encoded by the coding sequence ATGGCAAAATACAAATGTAGTGTGTGCGGGTATGTTTACGATGAAGAAAAGGAGAAGAAGCCGTTTGCCGAACTGACGGCATGTCCGGTCTGCAGACAGCCGGCAGATAAGTTTATACGGATGGAAGAAACGAAGGAGCCGGACCGGCCGGCAGATGAAAAATTCCCGGTGGAGACAGGGATGGCTCCTGCATATCCGCCGGAGTATGTCAGAGAGGATCCGGGATGCCGCTTTATGAAGGAAATTCACGAGATGGCCGTTACCGGAAAGCCAATTATCGAGGCGATGGGGACGCAGATGCAGATGCCGGGCTGGGACGATATCCTGGTGCTTGGGGCACAGCTGAATCCGCCTCCGCTCGACGAACATGAATCTGTGGATACGATGACCGTGATAGGTAAACATGCGAAAAAACCAATGGTTTTAAGCGGTCCCGTGTACATCTCACATATGTCGTTCGGGGCGTTGTCGAAAGAGGTAAAAGTGGCGCTTGCTAAGGGGAGCGCCATGGCAGGAACTGCCATGTGCAGCGGGGAGGGAGGAATTCTCCCCGAGGAGCGGGAGGCTGCCTGTAAATACATCTTTGAATACGTGCCGAACCGATACAGTGCGACAGATGAGAACCTCAGAAAGGCGGATGCGATAGAGATTAAAATCGGCCAGGGCACGAAACCCGGCATGGGAGGACATCTGCCGGGCGGTAAGGTGACGCCGGAGATCGCGAAGATCCGCAATAAGCCTCTGGGACAGGATGTTATCAGTCCATCAAAATTTCCGGAGCTGAATACGAAGGAGGATTTGAGAAAAATGGTATCCGGCCTGCGTGAACGTTCGGATGGGCGGCCGATCGGCATCAAGATTGCTGCCGGAAGGATTGAGAGGGATCTGGAATTCTGCGTATTTGCCGAACCGGATTTTATCACGATCGATGGCCGGGGAGGTGCGACGGGCGCCAGTCCCCGCCTGGTAAGGGATGCGACGAGTGTTCCGACCGTATATGCCCTGCACCGCGCGAGAAAATATCTGGATTCCGTTCATTCTGATATCTCGCTGGTCGTGACAGGCGGACTGCGTGTCTCATCAGATTTTGCAAAGGCGATTGCAATGGGAGCTGACGCAGTTGCGGTCGCTTCGGCGGCGCTGATAGCGGCAGCGTGTCAGCAGTACCGGATCTGCGGAAGCGGAATGTGTCCGGTCGGTGTTGCGACACAGGATCCGGAGCTTCGGGCACGGCTGAAGGTGGATGCGGCGGCGCAGCGTGTAGCAAATTTCCTAAACTGTACGAGGGAAGAGCTGAAAACATTTGCGCGTATCACGGGTCACAGGAACCTGCACGATCTGAACCTGAGTGATCTCGTCACCATAAACCGGGAGATTTCGGAGTTTACGGATATCCCGCATGCGTGA
- a CDS encoding sulfite exporter TauE/SafE family protein, whose product MEITIGFALFLFVVQFCSYFVKGLAGFGDPLISNPMLSLTTMQNNQITPMNLLMNWPLNLYIAFKNRKAFSVKSTIPMIVCILIGMIPGMLCLKYATSWVLKALLGLVIVICGVEMLTRKQSTKSSGNLIVMILVSIASGFTAGLYGINLFFVAYIERTGYVNRNQFRGQMCFIFFIENTIRLLIYIFTGFYTLDIIKLALISAVGVVFGMFFGSRVDSKLSEAAIKRIITIVFICAGLSTLVKALVFKI is encoded by the coding sequence ATGGAAATTACAATTGGATTTGCACTGTTTCTGTTTGTTGTTCAATTCTGTTCGTATTTTGTAAAAGGGCTGGCGGGGTTTGGAGATCCGCTGATCTCGAATCCGATGCTGTCATTGACTACGATGCAGAACAATCAGATCACACCGATGAATCTGCTGATGAACTGGCCGCTGAATCTCTACATAGCATTTAAAAACAGAAAGGCTTTTTCTGTTAAATCAACCATACCTATGATTGTCTGTATACTGATTGGTATGATTCCGGGAATGCTGTGTCTGAAATATGCGACCTCCTGGGTGCTCAAGGCACTGCTTGGGCTCGTGATCGTGATCTGCGGCGTGGAGATGCTGACAAGAAAGCAGTCGACAAAGTCATCGGGAAATCTCATCGTTATGATCCTTGTTTCGATAGCGTCAGGTTTTACCGCAGGGCTTTACGGAATCAATCTGTTTTTTGTAGCCTACATCGAACGAACGGGTTATGTAAATCGTAACCAGTTCCGCGGACAGATGTGTTTCATTTTCTTTATTGAAAATACGATCCGTCTGCTGATTTACATTTTCACCGGTTTCTATACGCTGGACATCATCAAACTGGCACTGATATCTGCGGTGGGTGTTGTCTTCGGCATGTTCTTCGGAAGCCGTGTCGACAGTAAACTGAGTGAAGCTGCGATCAAGAGGATCATTACGATCGTATTCATCTGCGCAGGCTTAAGCACACTGGTTAAGGCACTTGTTTTTAAAATCTGA